In a genomic window of Lacrimispora sp. BS-2:
- a CDS encoding SPFH domain-containing protein has translation MLEIILPFVLVLLAVIILLGILASGYVKAPPDRAFIISGLKKEPKILIGRAGIKIPFLERLDKLYLGQMTVDIKTEQSVPTNDFINVNVDAVAKVRIEPTEEGIKLAAKNFLNKNQDQITLDLQDSLQGNMREIIGTLTLKEINTDRDSFSDQVMEKASKDMKKLGIEIVSCNIQNISDENGLIKDLGADNTARIKKDASIAKAQAERDIAIAQAEADKASNDARVLAQTEISQKNNELEIKKAELKKESDTKRAEADAAYEIQNQEQQKTIQTATVNAQIAKTEREAELKNKEVAVMQQTLEAEINKKADAERYAVEQKASADLARRQREAEAKKYEQEKEAEARKAQAEAEKYAMLQEAEGIKAKGEAEAAAIQAKGIAEAEAMEKKADAMTKYGQAAMMEMIVKALPEMAKAIAEPLATIDKVTIIDSGNGDSGVPSMGGYVPAVLAKTIEAVKETTGLDITEIMKANTYDAKVTRNVNITGIPDGTDINDPAKAVTIADISKEITESNDKE, from the coding sequence ATGTTAGAAATTATTCTACCATTCGTTCTGGTCCTTTTAGCGGTAATTATCCTGCTTGGAATTTTAGCAAGCGGATACGTAAAAGCTCCGCCTGACAGGGCTTTCATTATTTCAGGATTGAAGAAAGAGCCAAAAATTTTAATTGGACGCGCCGGAATTAAAATCCCATTTTTAGAAAGGCTGGATAAGCTTTATCTGGGCCAGATGACGGTGGATATCAAGACAGAACAATCTGTGCCAACAAATGATTTCATCAACGTAAATGTTGACGCTGTGGCAAAGGTGAGAATCGAGCCAACAGAAGAAGGTATTAAATTAGCAGCAAAGAACTTCTTAAACAAAAACCAGGATCAGATCACACTTGACTTACAGGATTCCCTTCAGGGTAATATGAGGGAAATTATCGGTACTCTTACTTTAAAGGAAATCAATACTGACAGAGATTCTTTCTCAGATCAGGTTATGGAAAAAGCATCAAAAGATATGAAAAAGCTTGGTATCGAAATTGTATCATGCAATATCCAGAATATAAGCGATGAAAATGGCCTTATTAAGGATCTTGGTGCCGACAATACGGCAAGAATTAAGAAAGATGCTTCTATTGCAAAAGCCCAGGCTGAAAGAGACATTGCAATTGCCCAGGCTGAAGCAGATAAAGCTTCCAATGATGCAAGAGTGCTTGCTCAAACAGAAATCTCCCAAAAGAATAACGAACTTGAGATTAAGAAGGCTGAGTTAAAGAAAGAATCTGACACAAAACGGGCGGAAGCTGATGCAGCCTATGAAATTCAGAACCAGGAACAGCAAAAAACAATTCAGACGGCTACGGTAAATGCCCAGATCGCTAAAACAGAACGAGAGGCGGAACTTAAGAACAAAGAAGTTGCCGTTATGCAGCAGACTTTGGAAGCCGAAATTAATAAGAAAGCCGATGCAGAGCGTTATGCGGTGGAACAGAAAGCTTCCGCCGACTTAGCGAGAAGACAGCGCGAAGCGGAAGCAAAGAAATATGAGCAGGAAAAAGAGGCTGAGGCAAGGAAAGCCCAGGCTGAAGCCGAAAAATATGCTATGCTCCAGGAAGCCGAAGGTATAAAAGCCAAAGGTGAAGCAGAAGCCGCCGCAATCCAGGCGAAAGGTATTGCTGAGGCAGAAGCAATGGAAAAGAAAGCAGACGCGATGACCAAATACGGGCAGGCCGCAATGATGGAAATGATCGTAAAGGCATTACCTGAGATGGCAAAGGCAATTGCAGAGCCATTGGCTACCATTGATAAGGTTACTATTATTGACAGCGGCAATGGTGATTCAGGGGTCCCTTCCATGGGGGGCTATGTGCCGGCTGTCTTGGCTAAGACGATTGAAGCGGTAAAAGAAACAACAGGATTAGATATCACAGAAATCATGAAGGCAAATACATACGATGCCAAGGTAACCAGAAATGTAAATATCACTGGAATTCCTGATGGTACAGACATAAATGATCCGGCAAAAGCAGTAACTATTGCAGACATAAGTAAAGAAATTACTGAAAGCAACGACAAAGAATAA
- a CDS encoding GntR family transcriptional regulator, with protein MKNTLVKMTLSEQLYNILKNEIMSGTIPLGSKITNRELQERFLVSSTPVRDTINKLYQDGLVKEVTKTGAQVISFDYGYAAEINEFIAAISCVALTMTITRGTAKEVTKHLKRYLKKQTIAPDDDAYFEADFHFHKSFFDFCGNQFLKETYKRYNLIRFLLIKFAIRTAEDRSCSIKQHRDIVNAYSSGDFDLASQLLEQHYIHGLSLIKEYNP; from the coding sequence ATGAAGAATACTCTTGTGAAAATGACCCTAAGCGAACAGCTGTACAACATTCTAAAAAATGAAATCATGAGCGGAACCATTCCTCTAGGAAGCAAAATTACAAACAGAGAACTGCAGGAGCGTTTTTTAGTTTCCTCCACACCGGTGCGAGATACTATTAACAAGCTTTATCAGGACGGCCTCGTAAAAGAGGTTACAAAAACAGGTGCTCAGGTAATCAGCTTTGACTATGGATATGCGGCAGAAATCAATGAATTCATTGCGGCTATCTCCTGTGTAGCTCTCACTATGACCATTACCAGGGGGACAGCCAAGGAAGTGACAAAGCATTTGAAAAGATATCTGAAAAAGCAGACAATTGCTCCGGATGACGATGCCTACTTTGAGGCAGACTTCCATTTTCATAAGTCGTTCTTTGACTTCTGCGGCAATCAGTTTTTGAAAGAAACCTACAAGAGATACAATCTTATCCGCTTCCTTCTGATAAAGTTTGCTATCCGTACAGCTGAGGACCGGTCCTGTTCCATTAAGCAGCACAGGGATATCGTTAACGCCTACAGCTCCGGTGATTTTGACCTTGCGTCCCAGCTCCTTGAGCAGCACTATATCCATGGCCTTTCACTGATCAAAGAATACAATCCATAG
- a CDS encoding PolC-type DNA polymerase III, whose amino-acid sequence MSKKFLEVFPSLHITEELRELLNLVEVEKVTLGRDRSSIRIYLMSPRLIHKQNICGLEKGIKDQLFPSKRITIKIIERFRLSGQYTPEKLLKAYRQSLLVELKNYSIIEYNMFRKAEFQFPEPDLLKMTVEDTIVTHEKAGDLKRVLEKIFHERCGMPVEVQYEYVAPKENELAKQKELQMQREVEEIVSRTSFAIRNSEDRNEYGAGNGEGAAGPSMADGISLDVLTAEYAAFSPSDQASQTPVPSLRMGGKKEAPKTGDGDTGKKEWKDYKKGSSSYGRRSDNPDVLYGRDFDGETIEIEKIDGEIGEVVIRGKILTVDSRELRSQKTIMIFDVTDFTDTITVKMFAREEQIEDLKAAVVQGSFIRIKGVTTIDKFDGELTLGSVVGIKKSEDFTGKRVDNSLEKRVELHCHTKMSDMDGVSEVKDIVKRAKRWGMPAIAITDHGCVQSFPDANHALEKGDTFKLIYGVEGYLVDDLKQLVENSRNQGLSDSYVVFDIETTGFSSSRNRIIEIGAVKVINGVITDKFSTFVNPDVPIPFEIEQLTGINDNMVLPYPKINEILPQFLEFCGDSVLVAHNAAFDVGFIAYNAARFNLAFDPTVIDTVALARLLLPKLNRYKLDTVAKALNISLANHHRAVDDAGCTAEIFVAFVKMIRERGVETLDELNGLSTMTADMIKKLPTYHVIILAANDVGRVNLYRLISCSHIDFYARRPRIPKSVLNKYREGLIIGSACEAGELYQALLRGVSDAEVAKLVSFYDYLEIQPLGNNGFMLRDEKSTVKSEQDLIDINKKIVTLGEQFGKPVCATCDVHFLDPEDEVYRRIIMTGQGFKDADEQAPLYLRTTEEMLKEFDYLGPNKAEEVVIKNTRKIADMCEKISPVRPDKCAPVIENSDEDLRKICYDRAYAIYGENLPAIVTERLERELHSIISNGFAVMYIIAQKLVWKSNEDGYLVGSRGSVGSSLVAYLSGITEVNSLSPHYYCTSCHYYDFDSDEVKQFSGMAGCDMPDKVCPVCGLPLAKDGFDIPFETFLGFKGDKEPDIDLNFSGEYQSKAHDYTEVIFGKGQTFRAGTIGTLADKTAFGYVKNYYEEHGVRKRNCEISRIVQGCVGVRRTTGQHPGGIIVLPHGEEIYSFTPVQRPANDMTTMTVTTHFDYHSIDHNLLKLDILGHDDPTMIRMLQDLIGFDPVKDIPLDSKEVMSLFQDTSALGIMPEDIGGCKLGALGVPEFGTDFAMQMLIDTQPKYFSDLVRIAGLAHGTDVWLGNAQTLIQEGKATIQTAICTRDDIMIYLISMGLEEGLSFTIMESVRKGKGLKDEWVEEMTAHGVPDWYIWSCKKIKYMFPKAHAAAYVMMAWRIAYCKVFYPLAYYAAFFSIRANGFSYELMCQGRDKLEHYLDDYKKRIDTLSKKEQDTLRDMRIVQEMYARGYDFMPIDIYRAKARHFQIIDGKLMPSLSSIDGLGEKAADAVVDSVKDGTFLSREDFRNRTKVSKTVCDLMGDLGLLFDLPESNQLSLFDLG is encoded by the coding sequence ATGTCAAAAAAATTTTTGGAAGTTTTTCCAAGTTTACATATTACAGAGGAATTACGGGAGCTTTTAAATCTGGTGGAAGTGGAAAAGGTCACTTTAGGCAGGGATAGAAGCTCTATTCGTATTTACCTGATGAGTCCAAGGCTCATACATAAACAAAATATTTGCGGTCTGGAAAAAGGAATCAAGGACCAGTTGTTTCCCTCCAAGCGGATCACCATAAAGATTATAGAGCGGTTCCGCTTATCGGGCCAGTACACGCCGGAAAAGCTTTTAAAGGCATACCGTCAAAGTCTTTTAGTGGAGCTTAAAAATTACAGTATTATTGAATACAACATGTTTCGTAAAGCCGAATTCCAGTTCCCTGAACCGGATCTTCTTAAAATGACGGTAGAGGATACCATTGTTACCCATGAAAAGGCCGGGGATTTAAAAAGAGTTCTGGAAAAGATTTTCCATGAACGGTGCGGCATGCCGGTAGAGGTCCAGTATGAATATGTTGCTCCGAAAGAAAATGAGCTGGCAAAGCAAAAAGAGCTTCAGATGCAGCGTGAGGTGGAAGAAATCGTGAGCCGTACCTCCTTTGCCATAAGGAATAGTGAAGACCGGAATGAGTATGGCGCCGGAAACGGTGAGGGAGCAGCCGGCCCGTCCATGGCAGATGGTATTTCCCTGGATGTCCTGACGGCTGAATATGCGGCTTTTTCCCCATCTGACCAGGCTTCCCAGACTCCTGTGCCTTCTCTGCGCATGGGAGGGAAAAAGGAGGCCCCAAAGACAGGCGATGGGGATACCGGGAAAAAGGAGTGGAAGGATTATAAAAAGGGCTCCTCCTCCTACGGACGCCGTTCGGATAATCCGGATGTATTATATGGACGGGACTTTGACGGGGAAACCATTGAGATAGAGAAGATTGACGGCGAAATCGGCGAAGTGGTCATCAGAGGCAAGATTTTAACTGTGGACAGCAGAGAACTGAGAAGCCAGAAGACTATTATGATCTTTGACGTGACGGATTTTACCGATACGATCACGGTGAAGATGTTTGCCAGGGAAGAGCAGATTGAGGATTTAAAAGCAGCAGTGGTGCAGGGGAGCTTTATACGCATCAAGGGTGTTACGACCATTGACAAATTTGACGGGGAGCTGACTCTTGGGTCAGTGGTTGGAATCAAGAAATCCGAGGATTTTACCGGGAAGCGGGTGGATAACAGCCTTGAAAAACGGGTGGAGCTTCACTGTCATACAAAAATGAGCGATATGGATGGCGTATCAGAGGTAAAGGATATCGTGAAACGGGCAAAGCGGTGGGGAATGCCTGCCATTGCCATAACAGACCACGGATGTGTCCAATCCTTTCCGGATGCAAATCATGCCCTGGAAAAGGGAGATACCTTTAAGCTGATCTACGGCGTGGAAGGGTATCTGGTAGATGATTTAAAGCAGCTGGTGGAAAATTCCAGAAACCAGGGCTTGTCGGATTCCTATGTTGTTTTTGATATTGAGACAACAGGCTTCAGCTCTTCCAGGAACCGGATCATTGAAATTGGAGCGGTAAAGGTAATAAACGGAGTCATTACGGATAAGTTCAGTACCTTTGTAAATCCTGATGTGCCCATTCCTTTTGAGATCGAGCAGCTTACGGGTATCAATGACAATATGGTCCTTCCTTATCCAAAGATCAATGAAATACTGCCTCAGTTTCTGGAGTTTTGCGGGGATTCCGTTCTGGTTGCTCATAATGCAGCCTTTGACGTGGGCTTTATCGCCTATAATGCGGCAAGGTTTAACCTGGCCTTTGATCCTACCGTCATTGACACGGTGGCGCTTGCAAGGCTTCTCCTTCCCAAACTTAACCGCTATAAGCTGGATACGGTTGCAAAGGCGCTTAATATTTCCCTGGCGAACCATCACAGAGCGGTAGACGATGCAGGCTGTACGGCTGAAATATTTGTGGCATTTGTGAAAATGATCCGGGAGCGCGGGGTGGAAACCCTGGATGAGCTTAATGGGCTAAGTACCATGACGGCCGATATGATTAAAAAGCTTCCTACTTATCATGTGATCATACTGGCCGCTAATGATGTGGGAAGGGTAAATCTCTATCGTTTGATTTCTTGCTCCCACATTGACTTTTATGCAAGAAGGCCCAGGATCCCAAAAAGCGTGCTGAATAAGTATCGGGAAGGGCTGATCATAGGCTCCGCCTGTGAGGCAGGGGAATTGTATCAGGCCCTTCTTCGCGGCGTTTCCGATGCTGAAGTGGCAAAACTGGTCAGTTTTTATGACTATCTGGAAATACAGCCCCTGGGAAACAATGGATTTATGCTCAGGGATGAGAAAAGTACGGTAAAATCGGAGCAGGATCTCATCGACATCAACAAAAAAATCGTAACCCTTGGAGAACAGTTCGGAAAACCGGTCTGTGCCACCTGTGACGTTCATTTTCTGGACCCGGAGGATGAGGTTTACCGAAGGATCATTATGACCGGCCAGGGCTTTAAAGATGCCGACGAACAGGCGCCTTTGTATTTGCGGACTACAGAGGAAATGCTAAAGGAATTTGATTACCTGGGCCCCAATAAGGCAGAAGAGGTAGTAATAAAAAATACAAGAAAAATTGCAGACATGTGTGAAAAGATTTCTCCGGTGCGCCCGGATAAGTGTGCTCCTGTCATTGAAAATTCCGACGAGGATTTAAGAAAGATCTGTTATGACAGGGCCTATGCCATCTATGGAGAAAACCTTCCGGCCATTGTTACGGAGCGGCTGGAAAGGGAGCTTCATTCCATTATATCCAACGGATTTGCGGTCATGTATATCATCGCCCAGAAGCTGGTTTGGAAATCCAATGAGGATGGGTATCTGGTAGGCTCAAGAGGTTCTGTCGGATCTTCCCTTGTGGCTTATCTGTCAGGTATAACGGAGGTAAACTCCTTAAGTCCTCATTATTATTGCACCTCCTGCCACTATTATGATTTTGATTCGGATGAAGTAAAACAGTTTTCCGGTATGGCAGGCTGTGATATGCCGGATAAGGTTTGCCCGGTGTGCGGACTTCCCCTGGCAAAGGACGGATTTGATATCCCCTTTGAGACCTTCCTGGGCTTTAAAGGAGATAAGGAGCCGGATATTGACTTAAACTTTTCCGGTGAATACCAGAGTAAGGCCCATGACTATACGGAGGTCATCTTCGGCAAGGGCCAGACCTTCCGGGCAGGCACCATAGGTACCCTGGCAGATAAAACGGCTTTTGGCTATGTGAAAAATTATTATGAAGAGCATGGAGTCAGAAAACGTAATTGTGAGATCAGCAGGATCGTACAGGGCTGTGTAGGTGTCAGAAGGACCACCGGACAGCATCCTGGAGGAATCATCGTGCTTCCCCATGGGGAGGAGATCTATTCCTTTACCCCGGTTCAGAGGCCTGCAAACGATATGACCACCATGACGGTAACCACCCATTTTGATTACCATTCCATTGACCACAACTTGTTAAAGCTTGATATTCTTGGGCACGACGATCCGACCATGATTCGTATGCTTCAGGATCTGATCGGGTTTGACCCGGTAAAGGATATACCCTTAGACAGCAAGGAAGTCATGTCCCTGTTTCAGGATACCTCGGCCTTAGGAATTATGCCGGAGGATATCGGAGGATGTAAGCTTGGAGCTTTGGGAGTTCCGGAGTTTGGTACGGACTTTGCCATGCAGATGCTTATAGACACCCAACCCAAGTATTTCTCTGACCTGGTGCGAATTGCCGGCCTTGCCCATGGTACGGATGTGTGGCTGGGAAATGCCCAGACCCTGATCCAGGAAGGGAAGGCGACCATTCAGACCGCGATCTGTACCCGTGACGATATCATGATTTATTTAATATCAATGGGACTCGAAGAAGGCCTTTCCTTTACCATTATGGAAAGCGTACGAAAAGGAAAAGGGCTGAAAGATGAGTGGGTAGAGGAGATGACTGCCCACGGAGTTCCGGACTGGTATATATGGTCCTGTAAAAAGATCAAGTACATGTTCCCCAAAGCCCATGCTGCCGCCTATGTTATGATGGCGTGGCGTATTGCTTATTGCAAGGTGTTTTATCCTCTGGCTTATTACGCCGCCTTTTTCAGCATCAGGGCCAATGGCTTCAGCTATGAGCTGATGTGTCAGGGGCGGGATAAGCTGGAGCATTATCTGGACGACTATAAAAAGCGGATCGACACTCTTTCTAAAAAAGAGCAGGATACCTTAAGGGATATGAGGATTGTACAGGAGATGTATGCAAGAGGGTATGACTTTATGCCCATAGACATTTACCGGGCAAAGGCAAGGCATTTCCAGATCATTGACGGCAAGCTGATGCCGTCCTTAAGCAGCATTGACGGACTGGGTGAAAAGGCGGCTGACGCTGTCGTGGATTCGGTAAAGGATGGGACCTTCCTGTCAAGGGAAGATTTCAGAAACAGGACAAAGGTCAGCAAGACCGTCTGTGACCTGATGGGAGACCTGGGACTTCTTTTTGATCTTCCGGAATCCAACCAGCTGTCCTTGTTTGACTTGGGTTGA
- a CDS encoding GGDEF domain-containing protein, with amino-acid sequence MDYISLDEIKDKLDFFNKMYDVVRLVDPLHKRVLDYRQSSLAETPDVCYHYWENSRICDNCISVRAYHENKSFIKMEKGRKEVLLVTAVPIENAASPAVLELFKNATDTMFVGNGDYNEGELFSRFIKELNDAAVKDPLTSLYNRRFVDERLPVNIIDALLKHVPLSVCFMDLDNFKSINDIYGHETGDMAIKAAGKVISQNTDSEDVWAARYGGDEFLLCMSGADEDRAREIADRIQREVKKMPVRQAVKGVPLSISYGIETMNEVPVTAEELIRRADGKMYKAKKEKSSDIGRI; translated from the coding sequence ATGGATTATATTTCGCTGGATGAGATAAAGGACAAATTAGACTTTTTTAATAAGATGTATGATGTGGTACGCTTGGTGGACCCGCTTCACAAGAGGGTTCTGGACTACCGACAGTCTTCTTTGGCTGAGACGCCGGATGTATGCTATCATTATTGGGAGAACAGCAGAATTTGTGACAATTGCATTTCTGTAAGAGCCTATCACGAAAACAAAAGCTTTATAAAGATGGAAAAGGGCAGGAAGGAGGTTCTTCTTGTGACAGCTGTTCCTATTGAAAACGCCGCCAGTCCTGCGGTATTGGAGCTGTTTAAAAACGCTACCGATACAATGTTTGTCGGAAACGGTGATTATAATGAGGGAGAACTATTTTCCCGCTTTATAAAGGAACTTAATGATGCGGCTGTGAAAGACCCTCTCACTTCCCTTTATAACAGGCGTTTTGTGGATGAACGCCTTCCGGTTAATATTATTGATGCCTTATTGAAGCATGTGCCTTTGTCCGTATGCTTTATGGATCTTGATAACTTTAAATCAATTAATGACATTTATGGACATGAGACAGGAGATATGGCGATCAAGGCGGCCGGTAAAGTCATTTCCCAAAATACGGATTCTGAGGATGTTTGGGCCGCAAGATATGGAGGAGATGAGTTTCTTCTTTGCATGAGCGGCGCTGATGAAGACCGGGCGCGTGAAATTGCGGACCGTATACAAAGGGAAGTTAAAAAGATGCCGGTAAGACAGGCTGTGAAAGGGGTTCCTCTTTCTATTTCTTATGGAATAGAAACCATGAACGAGGTTCCTGTGACTGCGGAGGAGCTTATACGCAGGGCGGATGGAAAGATGTATAAGGCAAAAAAGGAAAAAAGTTCGGATATAGGAAGGATATAA
- the rseP gene encoding RIP metalloprotease RseP, with protein MSSVIVAILVFGLIVLIHELGHFLFAKINGIAVVEFSIGMGPRLVRFKKGETLYSIKALPLGGSCMMLGEDEENPDERAFQNKSIPARMSVIAAGPIFNFILAFFLAVLLVGMNGYDTTYIKEVTESSPAYEAGIRPGDKLLQINGENVSMYRDYILYKLLKPEEKMNLVEFSRLDSSTGNISTHSVSVTPQYSEDSGKYLIGIIIAPENQKAASFGQLVKYGYMEMKYDVKLTVKSLGMLFTGKASVNDLSGPVGIVVMIDDSVKAGLTVSVAAALMNVISMCILLSANLGVMNLLPIPALDGGRLLFLIIEAIRGKRMDPEKEGLVNLISMAALMALMIFVVFNDISRFT; from the coding sequence TTGTCCAGCGTTATCGTAGCGATTCTGGTTTTTGGACTGATCGTTTTAATTCATGAATTAGGGCATTTTTTATTCGCAAAAATAAACGGGATCGCGGTGGTTGAGTTTTCAATCGGCATGGGGCCAAGGCTGGTCCGCTTTAAAAAAGGTGAGACCCTTTATTCCATTAAGGCACTGCCCCTCGGCGGTTCCTGTATGATGCTTGGGGAAGATGAGGAAAACCCCGATGAGCGGGCGTTCCAGAACAAATCAATTCCGGCCAGGATGTCAGTGATTGCGGCCGGTCCCATATTTAATTTTATTTTAGCCTTTTTTCTGGCAGTGCTTCTTGTAGGAATGAACGGATATGATACTACCTATATAAAGGAAGTAACCGAAAGTTCACCTGCTTATGAGGCAGGAATCCGTCCGGGAGATAAGCTTCTCCAGATCAATGGGGAAAATGTATCCATGTATCGGGATTATATTCTTTATAAGCTTTTAAAGCCTGAGGAAAAGATGAATCTTGTGGAATTTTCCAGGCTTGATTCCTCTACAGGCAATATAAGTACCCACTCTGTTTCCGTTACTCCCCAGTATTCAGAGGATAGCGGAAAATATTTAATCGGCATTATCATTGCACCTGAGAATCAGAAGGCCGCCTCTTTTGGCCAGCTTGTAAAATATGGATACATGGAAATGAAATACGATGTAAAGCTGACAGTAAAAAGCCTTGGTATGCTCTTTACCGGAAAGGCAAGCGTCAATGATTTAAGCGGCCCTGTGGGCATTGTGGTCATGATCGATGATTCAGTTAAGGCCGGACTTACGGTCAGCGTTGCAGCGGCACTTATGAATGTGATCAGCATGTGTATTCTGCTGAGTGCAAACCTGGGCGTTATGAATCTTCTTCCCATCCCTGCCCTTGACGGAGGAAGGCTTTTATTTCTGATTATTGAAGCCATCAGAGGAAAGCGCATGGATCCGGAGAAAGAGGGCTTGGTAAATCTGATCAGCATGGCGGCTCTTATGGCCCTCATGATATTTGTAGTATTTAATGATATCAGCAGATTTACGTGA
- a CDS encoding flavodoxin domain-containing protein, translated as MKKIAVVYQSKYGATKKYAEWIAKELSCDLFEGKDIKASNLEPYDTIIFGGGLYAGGVNGIKLLTKNFSRLSQKNLVLFTCGLADPSDSVNTENIKKGLNKVLNEEMQEKIKVFHLRGGMNYSKLSPMHRTMMNLVYKMAAKRDQDSLTEEDEEMLASYGKSVDFTNKETILPLIKYIGDL; from the coding sequence ATGAAGAAAATTGCTGTAGTATATCAATCAAAATATGGGGCGACCAAAAAATATGCCGAATGGATCGCAAAGGAATTATCCTGTGATCTGTTTGAAGGAAAAGACATAAAAGCAAGTAATCTGGAACCATATGATACTATCATTTTTGGCGGCGGCCTGTATGCCGGGGGTGTTAACGGAATTAAGTTATTGACAAAGAATTTCTCCAGGCTCTCCCAGAAGAATCTGGTGCTTTTTACCTGTGGGCTGGCTGATCCTTCCGACTCAGTTAACACGGAAAATATCAAAAAGGGCCTGAATAAGGTGCTTAATGAGGAAATGCAGGAAAAGATTAAAGTATTCCATTTGCGGGGAGGCATGAATTATTCAAAGCTCAGCCCCATGCATCGGACAATGATGAATCTTGTCTACAAGATGGCGGCAAAAAGGGATCAGGACTCTTTGACTGAGGAAGATGAAGAGATGCTTGCAAGCTATGGGAAAAGCGTTGACTTTACAAATAAAGAAACCATATTGCCACTTATAAAATATATTGGGGATTTATAA
- the ispG gene encoding flavodoxin-dependent (E)-4-hydroxy-3-methylbut-2-enyl-diphosphate synthase: MHRMEERMSREKTRVIRIGDRVIGGGNPVLIQSMCNTKTQDVESTVGQIKALTEAGCDIIRVAVPDMEAAAALKQIKKQIAIPLVADIHFDYRLAIAAIESGADKIRINPGNIGSAERVRAVVEKAREFDIPIRVGVNSGSLEKSLIEKYGGVTAEGIVESALHKVRMIEELGYENLVISIKSSNVLMCVKAHELIDMQSDYPLHVGITEAGTLASGTVKSSVGLGIILHEGIGDTIRVSLTGDPVEEVKTAKLILKTLGLRKGGVEVVSCPTCGRTRIDLISLANQVEKMVSEFDHLDIKVAVMGCVVNGPGEAREADLGIAGGIGEGLLMKKGEIIRKVPEDELLHALKEELMKMQ; the protein is encoded by the coding sequence ATGCACAGAATGGAGGAACGTATGAGCAGAGAGAAAACAAGAGTAATCCGTATTGGAGACCGGGTAATCGGCGGCGGAAATCCTGTCCTGATCCAATCCATGTGTAATACGAAAACACAGGACGTGGAATCAACCGTGGGTCAGATCAAAGCCCTGACAGAGGCTGGCTGTGATATCATCCGGGTTGCGGTGCCGGATATGGAGGCAGCAGCAGCCTTAAAGCAGATAAAAAAACAGATTGCAATTCCCTTGGTAGCTGACATTCACTTTGATTACCGGCTGGCCATTGCTGCCATAGAATCCGGAGCAGATAAGATTCGGATTAATCCGGGGAATATCGGATCAGCAGAACGTGTCCGGGCTGTGGTGGAAAAAGCCAGGGAATTTGATATTCCCATCCGGGTAGGTGTAAACAGCGGTTCCCTTGAAAAAAGTCTGATTGAAAAATATGGTGGGGTGACTGCAGAAGGTATTGTGGAAAGCGCTCTTCATAAGGTCCGCATGATTGAAGAACTGGGATATGAAAATCTTGTTATCAGCATTAAATCTTCCAATGTGCTCATGTGCGTCAAAGCCCATGAATTGATTGATATGCAGTCGGATTACCCCCTTCATGTGGGAATAACCGAAGCAGGCACGTTAGCCTCCGGTACAGTGAAATCCTCCGTAGGCCTTGGAATCATTCTCCATGAAGGAATCGGGGATACCATCCGTGTTTCCTTAACAGGTGATCCGGTGGAGGAAGTGAAGACCGCAAAGCTGATTTTAAAGACACTGGGTTTAAGAAAAGGCGGTGTGGAGGTAGTATCCTGCCCGACCTGCGGAAGGACCAGGATCGATCTGATCTCTCTGGCAAACCAAGTGGAGAAAATGGTTTCAGAATTCGACCATCTTGATATTAAGGTAGCTGTTATGGGCTGCGTGGTAAATGGACCGGGAGAAGCCAGGGAAGCGGATTTGGGTATTGCGGGAGGAATCGGAGAAGGCCTCTTAATGAAAAAAGGAGAGATTATCCGCAAGGTTCCGGAAGATGAGCTGCTTCATGCCCTGAAGGAAGAGCTTATGAAAATGCAATAG